A window of Polaribacter litorisediminis contains these coding sequences:
- the cdaA gene encoding diadenylate cyclase CdaA — translation MLDFVPFSFLDVLDILLVALLLYYIYKLLKGTVAINIFIGIALIFLIWKITQALKMEMLSGILGYLLSGGVIALIIVFQQEIRKFLLMIGTTNFSNKKSFLKQLKFLQSEITSEVDTDKILKACSNMSKSKTGALIVIERTNSLDFLINTGDTMNALVNEALLQSIFFKNSPLHDGATIIRDNYVVATRVVLPISDSTKIPARFGLRHRAAIGASEKTDAVCLLVSEETGEISYIKDGEFVLYSTLDELNEKLKNDLM, via the coding sequence ATGTTAGATTTTGTACCTTTTTCTTTTTTAGATGTGCTAGATATTTTACTAGTCGCGCTGCTACTCTACTATATTTATAAATTATTAAAAGGCACAGTAGCTATTAATATTTTTATCGGAATTGCACTTATATTTCTAATTTGGAAAATAACGCAAGCACTAAAAATGGAAATGTTAAGTGGTATTTTAGGCTATTTACTATCAGGAGGGGTGATTGCTTTGATCATTGTTTTTCAACAAGAAATAAGAAAGTTTTTATTGATGATTGGCACCACCAATTTTTCTAACAAAAAAAGTTTTTTAAAGCAATTAAAATTTTTACAATCAGAAATTACGTCTGAAGTAGATACCGATAAAATTTTAAAGGCCTGTAGCAACATGTCTAAAAGTAAAACGGGCGCTTTAATTGTAATTGAACGCACCAACAGTTTAGACTTTTTAATCAATACAGGAGATACTATGAATGCACTTGTAAACGAAGCACTACTACAAAGTATTTTCTTTAAAAACAGCCCTTTACACGACGGAGCAACGATTATCAGAGATAATTATGTAGTAGCTACACGAGTTGTATTACCCATTTCTGACAGCACAAAAATACCTGCAAGATTTGGCTTAAGACACAGAGCAGCTATTGGTGCTAGTGAAAAAACCGATGCCGTTTGCTTATTAGTTTCCGAAGAAACTGGCGAAATTTCTTATATAAAAGATGGTGAATTTGTTTTATATTCTACTTTAGATGAACTCAACGAAAAACTTAAGAATGATTTAATGTAA